The window GCTCTTTCGTCAGTTTAGATTCAGTCACTCGGTTTTATCTTACCAAGACTTCCAGCTCACTTCGCCGTTTTGTGCCAGCGAATTCAGCCGCGCAGCGATCGGTCGTAACCCGCGGCGTGAGCCAGGGAGAAGCGGGTACCGATTTCGCCTCGTAGTTGATTCGGCCTGCACTTGCCTAACCCCTGGCTCACGCCGCGGGTTATGACTGGGCGAGTCTACAACTTCTTGATCTTGATATTCCGCAGCGCCAGCGGCAAACCGTGGTCTTGAAAACCGATCGCGCCGGTGGCGGGGCGGGTTTTCAGTTTGTCGTTTTTCAGATCGACTTCGTTGACCGTTTCGCCGTTGAGTTGGATCGTGACTTTGTCCCCCTTCACGGTGATGACGAAGCGGTTCCATTCGTTGGCAGCCTTGGCCGTGTTCTTCGTCGGCGGCAGGCCGGGGATCACACCGCCGCTGTCGTGGTCGGTCAACTTGGCATCGGCGGCTTTGCCGTGCGAATCGTAGATCTGCACTTCAACGCCGGTCGACACCGGTTCCTTCACATTGCCGACGTGAAAATAAAACCCGCTGTTGCCACCCTTCTGCACTTTGTATTCAAAATCGATTTCAAAATCCTGATACTCGGCCCCCTTCAACCACAGATAAGAGTCGTAGCGTGTCCAGCCGCTCTCACCCTGCCGCGGCTTGAGTGTGACGACGCTGTCGGCGTCGAGAATCCAATTTCCCTTCGTCTCCCAATTCTTCGTCAGGTCGCCGCCGGCGAGCAGGTTGTCCTCGGCGCGAAGGGAGGCAGTGAGGGAAAGGGCGATGAGGGCGAACCAAGCGAGGCATTTCATGAGGGGACTCCAGAGGAATGATTGAGGAAGAGGCTAACGTACTGGAAAAGAGCCCCGCACGCAGTAAGGGGAGCGTGAGGTGGAAGGCCGAGTCCGTTCGGATTGGCCGAGTCCATTCCACCTACTAAGTGCGTGGCTCTTTTCTACCCCTCACCGCGCCATGTAAGAATTCCGGGCCGCACAGGAAAAACGATGATGGGGCTCTTCGGCTCAAAACCGCAACCGCCGCAACCGCCGAGTCCAGACAAAGGACTTCCGGTTCTTCCCATCGATCTCACAAAGCGCTACGACGTGTACTTGCGCGACGGCACGCACGAGCGGCTCTACGAAAATATTCGCTTCGTCAGTCTGCGATCCTTCGACCGCATCACCGACTTTTCACCCGGGACACTGAGCTGTTATCTCGAAATTGAGGCGTTGGACGGGACCCAATGCCTCATTCCGACAATCCAAATCACGGCCGTCTGCGCGCATGGAGTGAAAATGGCTAGTATGCTTCTGCGAAGGAAGAATTCTTAGCAGCGAACGCTGGTTGTGGGTCGGCAAGCGGTGAAGGAATATTAGGGGAAAGGGTGTCCATGTTGACACGCGCAGAGGCATTGGAGATCGCTAATGGCGCCATTCCCGAAATAAATTCGGGGAGGTTTCACGCGATGATCTGGGAGGAACATACAGTTGAGCGCGACCACGTATTCGCGTTCCTTTGTAACACGAAAGAATATAAGGAATCCCGTAATCCACGACACTCGTTATTCGGCGTCGGCCCGATTATTGTGAGCAGACGCACAGGGGCAGTCGAGATCTGCGGGAACCGTGAGTCCAAAGATGTGATTATCGATAAGTTCGAGCAAAAGGCGGCTGCGGGGGACTGGTAGACAGGCAGAAGGTCCTGCCAGATTTGACTTCCCCACCCCCGCATGTTCAGATAGAAATCTGCCGATGGAATATCGGCCCCGCCTCCTTGCCGAAGTTTGAGCTCGGCCCCGCCTGCCGTCAGATGGAGCTCTCCCGCCCATGTCGTTAAGCACACGTTGCTCTGGTCCTACGACTCGCCGTTCGTTCTTGCAGGCCGGCGCGGTCGGTTTGAGCGGTTTGGGCCTGACCGATTTGCTGCGTTTGAAAGCAGCGGCGGCGAAGGGGGGCAACGATCCCGATACCTCGGTCATTTTCCTGTGGTTGCCCGGTGGGCCGCCGCACATGGAAACGTTCGACATGAAGCCGGACGCGCCCGAGGACTATCGCGGCATCTTTCGGCCGATTCATACGAACGTGCCGGGCATCGACATTTGCGAACATCTGCCGCAGCTCGCCAAGATTGCCGACAAGTACACGCTGATCCGCTCGATCGCGCACAACTTTGCCGATCATGGCGGCGGTCACAAACGGTTTATGACCGCCCGCGATCCGAAGCAGCCTGATGGTTTTGTGAATGACTATCCCGCCGTCGGTTCGATGATCGCCCGGATGCGCGAGCACATCGATCGCGGCTTGCCGAACTACATTTGCGGCACCGATAACGGTCGGCAACAGATCGATACCTTCAGCCTGGGGACTGCCTATCTCGGTCAACAGTACGCGCCGTTTCCTATTCCTGGCGATCCGAGTGCAAAAGACTTCAAGATTCAAAACGTGTCGCTCGCCGCTGACATGGAAGATCGCCTGACCGATCGCTCGCGGCTGCTGCAAGGCCTCGACAAAATGCAGCGGCAGGTCGACACGGCAGGCAGCATGCACGCCATCGATGAGTTCAGCACCAAAGCGCTGAGCATGCTCACCAGCCCCAAGGCCCGCGAAGCCTTCGATATTTCCAAAGAGCCCGAGTCGATCAAAGATCGCTACGGCCGGCACGCCTGGGGACATCGCGCGTTGATGGCCCGGCGACTGGTCGAAGCCGGCTGCTCGTTTGTGACGATGGTCCTCGAGAACCCTTACGTTTCCGGCGTGTCGTTCCTCAAGCAAGGGACGTACAACTGGGACTCGCACGCGGTCAACTGTCACTTGTTCGACGACTCGCTGGTGCGGTTTCCGATCTTCGACAAAGTCATCGCCGCGCTCATTCAAGACCTGTATGAGAAAGGTCTCGACAAGAAAGTGCTGCTCGTCGTCACCGGCGAATTCGGTCGCACGCCGCGCATCAGCAACGTGGTCGGTTCGCAAACGGGCGTGATGCAGCCGGGCCGCGATCACTGGCCGGGCGCGATGAGCGTGCTGGTTTCCGGTGGTGGCCTGCGGATGGGCAAGATCGTCGGTGCGACGAACACCAAGGGCGAATATCCCGTCGACACGCCCCTTACGCCGAACGACTTGTGGGCCAC is drawn from Anatilimnocola floriformis and contains these coding sequences:
- a CDS encoding DUF1501 domain-containing protein, with translation MSLSTRCSGPTTRRSFLQAGAVGLSGLGLTDLLRLKAAAAKGGNDPDTSVIFLWLPGGPPHMETFDMKPDAPEDYRGIFRPIHTNVPGIDICEHLPQLAKIADKYTLIRSIAHNFADHGGGHKRFMTARDPKQPDGFVNDYPAVGSMIARMREHIDRGLPNYICGTDNGRQQIDTFSLGTAYLGQQYAPFPIPGDPSAKDFKIQNVSLAADMEDRLTDRSRLLQGLDKMQRQVDTAGSMHAIDEFSTKALSMLTSPKAREAFDISKEPESIKDRYGRHAWGHRALMARRLVEAGCSFVTMVLENPYVSGVSFLKQGTYNWDSHAVNCHLFDDSLVRFPIFDKVIAALIQDLYEKGLDKKVLLVVTGEFGRTPRISNVVGSQTGVMQPGRDHWPGAMSVLVSGGGLRMGKIVGATNTKGEYPVDTPLTPNDLWATMLKHLGINQNHNFIDHQGRPMPLLPYGAPIADLG
- a CDS encoding 3-keto-disaccharide hydrolase, producing MKCLAWFALIALSLTASLRAEDNLLAGGDLTKNWETKGNWILDADSVVTLKPRQGESGWTRYDSYLWLKGAEYQDFEIDFEYKVQKGGNSGFYFHVGNVKEPVSTGVEVQIYDSHGKAADAKLTDHDSGGVIPGLPPTKNTAKAANEWNRFVITVKGDKVTIQLNGETVNEVDLKNDKLKTRPATGAIGFQDHGLPLALRNIKIKKL